The Cyanobacterium sp. T60_A2020_053 genome segment AAACGCCAAGTTTTACCAGCATCTTCTGTTTTAAATACTCCTAATTGAGTACCTGCGTAGAGAGTTTGGAAATTTTTGGTATCATTGGCTAAACTATAAACTCGTTTAGTCGGTAAACCTTCATTAGCTAGTTTATCCCAACCGCAAAAACAGTCTGGGCTTTTGGTTACTCCTGTATCTAAACCAGCATATAGCCAAATTCCCCCCATACCTGTAGGATAACCTACGGAGGCTAAAGTAGAATTTCCTGATTTTTAGGATGATCTGATATTCTCTGCCATGATTCTCCAGCGTCAACACTGCGATATAAACCATCTCCTAACACGGATAAGTATAGTTTATTGGAGTCATAAACATCAATGGCGATCGCCTCGGTGGAGTCACCACTTAATCCTTCAGCTTTTACCTGCCAAGTTTTGCCACCGTCAACACTTTTAATTACACTTAAACCATGACCTGTGGCATACATAATTTGAGGATTTTGGGTATCAATAGCAATAGAAGTAACATTTGCTCTTTCTTTACTTTTCGGAATGGCGGTCGCATTCCAAGTTTTCCCACCATCCCGACTATGATAAAGGGGGTGGGCGCCGAGAAAAAGCTCATTATTAAGAGGATTAACGGCTAGGGCGTGGACATGACCTCCAAAAGGACTAGATTCGGTATTTTTAGCTATTTTTTGTTCAGAAACAGGTTTTTTATCTTGAAATTCCGTGAGAGAATTAGCCTGAGTCAAGTCTCCTCCAAGTAACCATAAACTAGGAGACAAGATGAGTATTACTAATTTTGAGAATAAGCTGTTGTTATTGATTTAATTTTTTACTGGTGGTAATAATAAATTTTTAAGTGTTATATCAAGTTCGGATAATTAGTTACAAATAGATTATCTCTTCGCACTTTACCCACCGTGTAATGAATTACACGGAACCAATAGGTTTACGTTCAATAAATTGAACTAAGATATTGATCTCACTAATTTGTAAGTGATCGCGCAGCGGCAGCCTTCGGCTGATCAAACGGACTTGGTGTTACTTGTGTTTTAACAACAGTTACAGGTATCAGTATTTCCCGACATTCCTTGTGCAGTCAAATTGTGTGAATTTGCCGATGCACCTTTGCTTGTTACTGCCAACACGCTAACAGTCATTAAGGTAATAATAATTAAATTTTTCATGAATTTGTGTCCAAGTTAAGTTATATTAGATTCATTATAAAGTCTCTAGTTAACTAGAGAGTCAAGGGGTAAAGAAAAAAAGATGACTACAACATTAACATTAGACAAACTACTTTTAATTGGTGAAGTAGAAAAATTAAGCGGTATTTCTATTCGCACCATTCGCTATTATGAATCGGTAAATTTGATCAAGTCGATTAAGCGCACTAATGGAGGGTTTCGTCAGTTTTCCTATCAAGTTTTAACCCGTTTAGCTTTTATTAAAAGAGTAAAAAATTTAGGTTTAACATTAGAAGAAATCAAAGATATTTTAGCTATTTATGATCAAGGTTTGCCTCCCTGTGCAGAAATTAGACAGAAATTAACGGCTAAAATAAATTATATAGACGATCAAATTCAACTATTTTTAAGTTTGCGGGATGAATTATCTTTATTGC includes the following:
- a CDS encoding heavy metal-responsive transcriptional regulator; the encoded protein is MTTTLTLDKLLLIGEVEKLSGISIRTIRYYESVNLIKSIKRTNGGFRQFSYQVLTRLAFIKRVKNLGLTLEEIKDILAIYDQGLPPCAEIRQKLTAKINYIDDQIQLFLSLRDELSLLLSDWQDLSQKPNEQICPILQSKHD